A part of Entelurus aequoreus isolate RoL-2023_Sb linkage group LG10, RoL_Eaeq_v1.1, whole genome shotgun sequence genomic DNA contains:
- the LOC133658463 gene encoding cytochrome P450 2F3-like — protein sequence MECTAAVLLLGLLWALLWLLYDKKSKTTTSRLPPGPPALPLLGNLPQLDRHAPFKSFLKMSQTYGAVMTVHLGWQRTVVLVGYEAVKEALVDQADDFAGRMQMPFLYKATGGYGLGISNGERWRQLRRFTLTTLRDFGMGRKGMEEWIQEESQHMRARMDSYKKAPFDPTFLLGCSVSNVVCCLVFGQRFNYEDTDFHQLLAIIKELVMFVASPLGQMHNIFPGLIERLPGHQHKVFAHMETVRSFIKKKIQQHADTLDSSSPRDYIDCFLNRIQQEKDNASSEFFYDNLVSTVMNLFMAGTETSSSTIRYALSVFIKHPDIQEKMQQEIDDVIGRERCPNMEDRKSMPFTDAVIHEVQRFLDIVPFSLPHYTLHDVSFRGYTIPKDTIIIPLLHSVLKDEKQWAEPWSFNPQHFLDHNGDFKKNPAFMPFSAGKRACVGESLARTELFIFITSLLQHFSFSCVGGPDSVNLTPEFSSFANVPRQHQLIATPR from the exons ATGGAGTGCACTGCAGCGGTCCTGTTGTTGGGGCTCCTGTGGGCTTTGCTGTGGTTGCTTTACGACAAAAAGAGCAAGACCACGACAAGCCGTCTCCCTCCAGGACCGCCGGCACTTCCTCTGCTAGGAAACCTGCCTCAGCTGGACAGACATGCACCTTTTAAAAGCTTCCTCAAG ATGAGCCAAACGTATGGAGCGGTGATGACCGTGCACCTGGGCTGGCAGCGTACAGTGGTCCTGGTGGGCTACGAGGCCGTCAAAGAGGCTCTGGTAGACCAAGCTGATGACTTTGCAGGAAGAATGCAGATGCCGTTCCTCTACAAAGCCACCGGGGGCTACG GTTTGGGCATCAGTAACGGCGAGCGCTGGCGACAGCTGCGGCGTTTCACCCTGACCACCCTACGAGATTTCGGGATGGGACGCAAAGGCATGGAGGAGTGGATCCAGGAGGAGAGCCAACACATGAGGGCCCGCATGGACTCTTACAAAA AGGCGCCCTTTGACCCCACCTTCCTGCTGGGCTGCTCAGTGTCCAACGTGGTGTGCTGCCTGGTGTTTGGACAACGCTTCAACTACGAGGACACCGACTTCCATCAGCTACTGGCCATTATCAAGGAACTGGTTATGTTTGTGGCTAGTCCTCTGGGGCAG ATGCACAACATCTTTCCTGGACTGATTGAGCGCCTGCCAGGCCACCAGCACAAAGTCTTTGCTCACATGGAGACGGTGAGATCTTTCATCAAAAAGAAGATCCAGCAGCATGCAGACACTTTGGACTCTAGCTCTCCCAGAGACTACATTGACTGCTTCCTCAATCGCATCCAACAG GAAAAGGACAACGCTTCCAGTGAGTTCTTCTATGACAACCTGGTATCCACAGTCATGAATCTCTTCATGGCTGGAACAGAAACCAGCAGCTCTACTATTCGATACGCCCTCAGCGTGTTCATTAAACACCCTGATATACAAG AGAAAATGCAGCAGGAGATCGACGATGTGATTGGACGAGAACGTTGTCCCAACATGGAGGACAGAAAGTCCATGCCCTTTACAGATGCAGTCATCCATGAGGTGCAGCGCTTTCTGGACATTGTCCCCTTCAGCCTGCCACACTACACGCTGCATGACGTCTCTTTTAGAGGCTACACCATTCCCAAG GACACCATCATCATTCCCTTGCTGCACTCTGTGCTGAAAGACGAGAAACAGTGGGCGGAGCCTTGGTCTTTTAATCCTCAGCACTTCCTGGACCACAACGGCGACTTTAAGAAGAACCCGGCGTTCATGCCTTTTTCGGCAG GGAAAAGAGCTTGTGTCGGGGAGTCTCTGGCCCGCACGGAACTGTTCATCTTCATCACGTCACTGCTGCAACATTTCAGCTTCTCCTGCGTCGGAGGTCCAGACAGCGTCAACCTTACGCCGGAGTTCAGCAGCTTCGCCAACGTGCCGCGGCAACACCAGCTCATCGCTACGCCTCGCTGA
- the LOC133658464 gene encoding cyclin-dependent kinase-like 1 yields the protein MEKYEKLAKIGEGSYGVVFKCRNRDTDQIVAIKKFVESEDDPVIKKIALREIRMLKQLKHINLVNLLEVFRRKRRLHLVFEFCEQTVLNELEKHPRGVPEAQLKSIVWQTLQAVNFCHKHNCIHRDVKPENILLTKSGVIKLCDFGFARILTGPEDDYTDYVATRWYRAPELLVGDTQYGPPVDVWALGCVFAELLNGSPLWPGKSDVDQLYLIRKTLGDLIPRHQQVFRSNVFFSGVSIPDPDTTETLEKRFSSVSPQALQVMKLCLVMDPSLRLSCEELLEMPYIHNDGGSGWAREGERPARRHDKGPRRRQTGAQYLPQLTNSNMSPAPDVKKPAKHRYHLPNI from the exons ATGGAGAAATATGAGAAACTGGCCAAAATTGGAGAAGGTTCTTACGGCGTGGTGTTCAAATGCAGGAACAGAGACACGGACCAGATAGTTGCCATCAAGAAGTTTGTGGAATCTGAAGACGATCCAGTCATTAAGAAAATTGCATTGAGGGAAATACGAATGCTGAAG CAGCTGAAACACATCAATCTGGTCAACCTGCTGGAGGTCTTCCGCAGGAAACGCCGCCTCCACCTGGTCTTTGAGTTCTGCGAGCAGACGGTCCTCAACGAGCTGGAAAAACACCCACGGGG GGTTCCTGAGGCTCAGCTTAAGAGCATTGTATGGCAGACGCTGCAGGCGGTCAACTTTTGCCACAAACACAAT TGCATCCACCGTGACGTCAAGCCTGAGAACATCCTCCTCACCAAAAGCGGCGTCATCAAGTTGTGCGACTTTGGCTTCGCTCGCATACTAA CTGGACCAGAGGACGACTACACGGACTACGTAGCGACCCGCTGGTACCGGGCTCCAGAGCTCCTGGTCGGGGACACTCAGTACGGGCCCCCAGTGGACGTTTGGGCGCTGGGATGCGTCTTTGCCGAGCTGCTGAACGGAAGTCCGCTCTGGCCCGGGAAGTCTGACGTGGACCAGCTCTACCTCATACGCAAAACCCTCG GGGACCTCATTCCTCGTCACCAGCAGGTGTTCCGGTCTAATGTGTTCTTTAGTGGAGTCAGTATTCCTGACCCTGACACCACG GAAACTTTGGAAAAACGATTCTCCAGTGTGTCACCACAGGCTCTCCAAGTTATGAAG TTGTGCCTGGTGATGGACCCGTCCCTTAGGCTCTCCTGCGAAGAGCTGCTGGAGATGCCCTACATCCACAACGACGGGGGGTCCGGCTGGGCCCGAGAGGGGGAACGTCCCGCGAGGCGCCACGATAAAGGACCCCGCCGCAGACAGACCGGG GCCCAGTACTTGCCACAGTTAACAAACAGCAACATGTCACCTGCGCCAGACGTCAAGAAGCCGGCGAAGCACAGATATCACCTGCCCAACATTTAA